Genomic window (Propionibacteriaceae bacterium ZF39):
CCGACATTCCCGGGCGGCCCCCGGATACCCACGGGTTCCCCCTAGGCTTGGCCTGAGGATCTGCCTCAACCACCAGCGATTCGCCGAGGGAGTCGATCTTGGGCAAGGAAGTCAGCAGCGCGGAATACACGCGTGAACAGCGGCGCGATTTTCGCACCAGGGTCCGACGTGGGCTGGATGTGTTCGAGCTGATGCTGTCCCATCACCACTTCGAGGCCGGCCGCCCGATGACCGGGCTCGAGATCGAGCTCAACCTGATCGATGCCGACGGCAACCCGAGCTTTCACAACGCCGACGTGTTGCAGGCCATCGCCGACCCGGACTATCAGACGGAGCTCGCGCGCTACAACATCGAGCTCAACTCTCCGCCGCGCACGCTCGGCGGAGAATCGGCCCTCCAGCGCGAGGAAGAACTCCGCGCCTCCCTCAACCGTGCCGAGGAGCGCGCGGCGGCCAAGGGCTCCCACATCTGCTGCATCGGCATCCTGCCCACCCTGAGGTCCGGGCATTTCGGGGAGGACTGGATCTCGGAGGAGCGCCGCTACACCGCCCTCAACGACTCCATCTTCATCGCCCGCGGCGAGGACATCGAGATCGACATCGAAGGCCCGACGGAACGCCTGCAGATGTGGGCCGACACGATCGCGCCAGAGTCGGCCTGCACCTCGGTGCAGCTCCACCTCCAGGTGTCCCCGGGCGAGTTCGCCCCCTACTGGAACGCCGCGCAGGCGATCTCAGGCCCTCAGATCGCGGTCGGCGCCAACTCGCCGTTCCTGTTCGGGAAGCGGCTCTGGGCGGAGACCCGGATCGTGCTGTTCAAGCAGGCGACCGATACGCGTCCGGTCGAACTGCGCAATCAGGGCGTACGCCCTCGTGTCTTCTTCGGCGAGCGCTGGGCCAACTCGGTGTTCGACCTGTTCGAGGAGAACACCCGCTATTTCCCCAGCCTGCTGGCCGAGGTGAGCGACGAGGATCCGTTCGCGGTGCTGGAATCGGGCCGCGCGCCCGAGCTGCCCGAGATGTGTCTCCACAACGGCACGATCTATCGCTGGAATCGCCCGATCTATGACGTCGTCGACGGCAAGCCCCACCTGCGCGTCGAGAACCGGGTCCTGCCCGCCGGCCCGACGATGATCGACACGATGGCGAATGCGGCGTTCTACTACGGTCTCGTCCGCTCCCTCGCGACGAGCGATCGGCCGGTCTGGTCGCGGCTGAGCTTCCCGACCGCCTTCGAGAACTTCGCCCACTGTGCGAAGCACGGGCTTGAGGCCGACGTCTATTGGCCGGGCTTCGGCGAGCTCAGCGTCGACGAGCTGATCCTGCGCCACCTGCTTCCGCTCGCGGCCGACGGCCTGGCGAGCTGGGGCGTGGCCCAGTCGGTCATCGATCGCTATCTGCCCATCATCGAGCAGCGGTGCCTGACCGGGCTCAACGGCGCGGCGTGGCAGGTGCAGGCCGTCGAACGCTTCGAGGCCGCGGGAGCGTCCCGCGATGAGGCTCTCCACCGGATGCTCCAGCTCTATGTTGAGGGCATGCACGGGAACGAGCCCGTGCACACGTGGGCGCTGCCGTGAGCGATGAGGTCGACCTGTTCGGCAATCCCGTTCCGGGTACGCCGACCGCGGCGTCCGCCACGCCCGGCGGGAGCCTGAGCCATACCGATCATGCGGGTGCGCCCCTGGCCGTACGCCTGCGCCCACGCACCATCGACGAGATCGTGGGCCAGCAACATCTCCTCGCACCCGGCTCTCCACTGCGCCGGCTCGCCGCCGGAACCGCGGCCATGTCGGTGTTCCTGTGGGGTCCACCCGGGGTCGGCAAGACCACGATCGCGGCCGTGGTCTCCCAGTCGACCGATGCGCGGTTCGTGGAGATCTCGGCGGTGACAGCCGGGGTCAAGGAGGTCAGGGGCGTACTCGATCAGGCCCGCCGCGACCTCGCCAAAGGCACCCGGACGGTCCTGTTCGTCGACGAGGTCCACCGCTTCTCCAAGTCGCAGCAGGACGTCCTCCTCCCCGCGGTCGAGAACCGCATCGTCACGCTCATCGCCGCCACCACCGAGAACCCCAGCTTCTCGGTCATCTCGCCGCTGCTCTCGCGGTCGCTGCTGCTGACCCTGCAGCCGCTGTCCACCGACGACATCGACACCTTGATCGATCGGGCGTTGTCCGACGAGCGGGGCGTACGCACCAGCGCCGGCGACACCTTCGCCCTCGACGACGAAGCCCGCGATGCCCTCCGCCGCATGTCGGGCGGCGACGCCCGCCGCGTACTCACCTATCTCGAGGAAGCCGCCGCCGGAGCGGATGCGCAGGGGTCGGCGACGATCGACCTGGCGGCGATCGAGCGGGCGGTCGATCGCGCGGCCGTGCGCTATGACGCCGACGGCGACCAGCACTACGACGTGGTCAGCGCGTTCATCAAGTCGATGCGCGGGTCGGACGTCGATGCGTCGCTGCACTATCTGGCCCGCATGGTCGAGGCCGGAGAGGATCCGCGATTCATCGCCCGGCGACTGGTGATCCTGGCGTCGGAGGACATCGGGATGGCCGACTCCACTGTGCTCCAGACCTGTGTCGCCGCGGCCCAGGCCGTGCAGCTCATCGGTATGCCCGAGGCCCGCATCAACCTCGCCCACGCCGTCGTGGCCTGTGCGATGGCCCCAAAGTCCAATGCGGCGTACATGGGCCTCAACAAAGCTGTTGCCGACATCAAGGCCGGCCACATCGGTCAGGTCCCGCTCCATCTGCGCGACGCGCACTATCCGGGAGCCAAGGCGCTGGGCCACGGCAAGGGTTATCAGTACGCCCACGACGCCGACCACGGTGTCGCCGCCCAGCAATATCTGCCGGATGAGCTGGTCGACGCGCGCTACTACGAGCCGACCGGGCACGGCGCCGAAGCCGCGCTTCAGCAGCGGCTCACCGCGATCCGGCGTCTGCTCGGCAAGGACCGCTGAGCGGGTACGCCTACCGCCGCGACGGGACCGTCGGCAGGAACTCGTCGACGATGCTCTCGGGATCGGGGTCGACGGCGAAGCGGCCGAGCTCGATCAGCCCGACGACCACGGCGATCATCGCGAACCGGCCCATGGCCACATCGCCCAGGCTGGCCATCGATTCGGGGTCAAGGCCGATGGATTGTCCGTCGCGATAGACCAGCAGGGCCACCGCGGCCGCGCCCAGGATCGCGTGCGCGGCGAACAGGAACGCCCGACTCTCGATGGGGAATTTCTGCCCGTCCACCCGGGTGAACCCGGCGTCGGTGAGGACGCGCCAGATGAGGCCGAAGAAGAGTACGCCGGCCGCGGAGAATCCGAGCGCCGCCGCGATCGGCTCGGCCAGGATGTGGCGCCAGCGGATCGCCAGGAGCAGGAGCAGGCCGATCGACACCAGGAGCCAGTGCAGCTCGGTGAGCTGGCGGAGCACCGCCCAGCGTACGAGCGCTCCGACGAGCACGAGGGCGAGCAGGGGATACATGGCCGCCTCACGCACCAGCTCCGGACCCACCAGCCCGATCCCCAGCACGGTCATGCCCACGGCCAGTGCGGGCCCGATCGCTGCCCCCAGAGTGTCCCCCCGTCCGATCGCCCGGGACGTGAGGACGATCGCCGCGATCGCACCGGCCCAGTGACCGGCCGCGAAGAAGAGCGAGGTGTCGACGTCAGCGAACACGAGTGCGATCGGGAACCAGAGGATCGCATAGGGAGCGATGAGATAGGCCCAGCGCGACAACTCCGAGGCGATCTCCGTTGGGCGGGGCGGCACCTCCGGCCCGCGGCGGCGGGCCCACG
Coding sequences:
- a CDS encoding replication-associated recombination protein A encodes the protein MSDEVDLFGNPVPGTPTAASATPGGSLSHTDHAGAPLAVRLRPRTIDEIVGQQHLLAPGSPLRRLAAGTAAMSVFLWGPPGVGKTTIAAVVSQSTDARFVEISAVTAGVKEVRGVLDQARRDLAKGTRTVLFVDEVHRFSKSQQDVLLPAVENRIVTLIAATTENPSFSVISPLLSRSLLLTLQPLSTDDIDTLIDRALSDERGVRTSAGDTFALDDEARDALRRMSGGDARRVLTYLEEAAAGADAQGSATIDLAAIERAVDRAAVRYDADGDQHYDVVSAFIKSMRGSDVDASLHYLARMVEAGEDPRFIARRLVILASEDIGMADSTVLQTCVAAAQAVQLIGMPEARINLAHAVVACAMAPKSNAAYMGLNKAVADIKAGHIGQVPLHLRDAHYPGAKALGHGKGYQYAHDADHGVAAQQYLPDELVDARYYEPTGHGAEAALQQRLTAIRRLLGKDR
- a CDS encoding glutamate--cysteine ligase, with translation MGKEVSSAEYTREQRRDFRTRVRRGLDVFELMLSHHHFEAGRPMTGLEIELNLIDADGNPSFHNADVLQAIADPDYQTELARYNIELNSPPRTLGGESALQREEELRASLNRAEERAAAKGSHICCIGILPTLRSGHFGEDWISEERRYTALNDSIFIARGEDIEIDIEGPTERLQMWADTIAPESACTSVQLHLQVSPGEFAPYWNAAQAISGPQIAVGANSPFLFGKRLWAETRIVLFKQATDTRPVELRNQGVRPRVFFGERWANSVFDLFEENTRYFPSLLAEVSDEDPFAVLESGRAPELPEMCLHNGTIYRWNRPIYDVVDGKPHLRVENRVLPAGPTMIDTMANAAFYYGLVRSLATSDRPVWSRLSFPTAFENFAHCAKHGLEADVYWPGFGELSVDELILRHLLPLAADGLASWGVAQSVIDRYLPIIEQRCLTGLNGAAWQVQAVERFEAAGASRDEALHRMLQLYVEGMHGNEPVHTWALP